From the Gasterosteus aculeatus chromosome 13, fGasAcu3.hap1.1, whole genome shotgun sequence genome, one window contains:
- the LOC120830541 gene encoding Rieske domain-containing protein, with protein MSSEEETRSSPPPSSSASSSSPPPASHFIGKKEDIVQARRVTKMLNGGRDILVLFHQGQLYAMDQRCYHSGGALQHGDIEEFNGRLCIVCPWHKYKITLAEGEGLYQAVDDPTAKPLRTQWRSKGVKQRIHKVTEVNGNVYVTLNDQ; from the exons ATGTCTTCTGAGGAGGAGACAcgttcctcccctcccccttcttcctccgcctcttcctcctcacctcctccggcCTCCCACTTCATCGGAAAGAAGGAGGACATTGTCCAGGCGCGGCGTGTGACTAAGATGCTGAATGGAGGCAGAGATATACTGGTTCTGTTCCACCAGGGGCAACTTTATGCTATGGATCAACGCTGCTACC ATTCAGGTGGTGCATTACAGCACGGAGACATTGAG GAGTTTAATGGGCGGCTGTGTATTGTGTGTCCGTGGCACAAGTACAAGATCACACTAGCAGAAGGCGAAGGGCTTTACCAAGCTGTGGATGATCCTACTGCCAAACCTTTGAGAACTCAATGGCGCTCCAAGGGGGTAAAACAGAGGATTCACAAAGTCACTGAGGTCAACGGGAATGTATATGTAACTCTGAACGACCAGTGA